The following are encoded together in the Juglans microcarpa x Juglans regia isolate MS1-56 chromosome 2D, Jm3101_v1.0, whole genome shotgun sequence genome:
- the LOC121249527 gene encoding cell wall protein DAN4-like: MHGFVDAVLREDDPVGECSLAQQQQQEDYGIETAGETSVEENVSGSFQSMVNAMHEGPLAPAMEERVGEAPKKTYASVLRGSKGQPGPSFSARPSLQRSSPATSEWNHTPQPAAQHSNSTLSFVPQASVDAVESLHGSSPATSERNQTPQPDTLHSNSTVSLVPQARVDVVESLHRSSPETSERNQTPQPAARHLNSTLSLVPQARVDAVEYLYRSSPATSERNQTPRPAALHSNSTLSLVPQVRVDAVKSLQGSSPATSERNQTPQPAAQHSNSTLSLVPQARVYAVESLHGSSTATSKRNQTPQPAALHSNSTVSLVPQARVDAVESLHGSSPATSERYQTPQPAAQHSNSTLSLVPQARVDAVDEGLPVEKEGEPKSVYVMNLPPTVAKKKIRKKFKKFGQIIPNGILIRSQNESCYAMVEFEDLISIQNALEASPIQLAGSEVYIIRKMPVEISTYQAGRRGRGRGRGSDQMVVTGGRFELLGCYTGDD, from the exons ATGCATGGATTTGTGGATGCAGTCCTTAGAGAGGATGATCCAGTTGGTGAGTGTAGTCTTGCACAGCAACAGCAGCAAGAGGATTATGGGATTGAAACTGCGGGGGAAACTTCTGTAGAGGAGAATGTGTCTGGTTCATTTCAAAGCATGGTAAACGCCATGCACGAAGGGCCCCTAGCTCCGGCCATGGAAGAACGTGTGGGAGAGGCACCAAAGAAAACTTATGCTTCTGTT TTGCGAGGATCTAAAGGACAGCCTGGACCATCATTTTCTGCCCGGCCATCTTTACAGAGAAGTTCCCCGGCTACTTCAGAGTGGAATCATACACCACAGCCTGCTGCTCAGCATTCAAACTCTACATTGTCATTTGTGCCTCAAGCTAGCGTAGATGCGGTGGAATCTTTACATGGAAGTTCCCCCGCTACTTCAGAGAGGAATCAAACACCACAACCTGATACTCTGCATTCAAACTCTACAGTATCATTAGTGCCTCAAGCTAGGGTAGATGTGGTGGAATCTTTACACCGAAGCTCCCCTGAAACTTCAGAGAGGAATCAAACACCACAGCCTGCTGCTCGGCATTTAAACTCAACACTGTCATTAGTGCCTCAAGCTAGGGTAGATGCGGTGGAATATTTATACAGAAGCTCCCCCGCTACTTCAGAGAGGAATCAAACACCACGGCCTGCTGCTCTGCATTCAAACTCAACACTGTCATTAGTGCCTCAAGTTAGGGTAGATGCGGTGAAATCTTTACAAGGAAGCTCCCCTGCTACTTCAGAGAGGAATCAAACGCCACAGCCTGCTGCTCAGCATTCAAACTCAACACTGTCATTAGTGCCTCAAGCTAGGGTATATGCGGTGGAATCTTTACACGGAAGCTCCACCGCTACTTCAAAGAGGAATCAAACACCACAGCCTGCTGCTCTGCATTCAAACTCTACAGTGTCATTAGTGCCTCAAGCTAGGGTAGATGCGGTGGAATCGTTACACGGAAGCTCCCCTGCTACTTCAGAGAGGTATCAAACACCACAGCCTGCTGCTCAGCATTCAAACTCTACATTGTCATTAGTGCCTCAAGCTAGGGTAGATGCGGTGGATGAGGGCTTGCCAGTAGAAAAAGAAG GTGAACCGAAATCTGTCTATGTGATGAACTTGCCTCCTAccgttgccaaaaaaaaaatcaggaagaaattcaagaaattCGGCCAAATAATACCCAATGGCATCTTGATTAGGTCACAGAAT GAAAGTTGCTATGCTATGGTCGAGTTTGAAGACCTTATTAGCATCCAAAATGCACTCGAG GCATCTCCAATACAATTGGCTGGAAGTGAAGTCTACATTATAAGGAAGATGCCAGTCGAGATCAGTACTTATCAAGCAGGAA GAAGGGGTAGAGGAAGAGGTAGAGGAAGTGACCAAATGGTTGTCACAGGGGGAAGGTTTGAACTACTGGGATGCTACACGGGAGATGATTAG
- the LOC121250647 gene encoding uncharacterized protein LOC121250647: protein MLLRSSSTPLLGSLHSSFPESPNNNLNHYETCITLKHPPPTIHQSHHKLLLHQAGSLNLSSFSRNSSPISPSIADLDGNKGFRRAQSEGNLEGLAYASCSNNEEPRKSLGRAKFFMLQTIPSMRGECEDEEEEEEDEEEEYYTEDDEERDELVENEKPLWRNERGEEMVVAMEAQTLGLENKTRNLTLTEEASVREEIWNQGFGLGQGMFLAGGLGVGIGVGVGGGGGGGGGGGEFNSIGSGGDGGDNQGGVEAHFKRMVEENPGNPLFLRNYAQFLYQSKRDLQGAEEYFSRAILADPKDGEVLSQYAKLVWELSHDQDRASSYFERAVQTSPQDSHVHAAYASFLWEAEEYVDESVVPEEIQGMPSHFHGAVASANA, encoded by the exons ATGCTGCTCAGAAGTTCTTCAACACCATTACTTGGATCCCTGCACTCATCCTTCCCGGAAAGTCCCAACAACAACCTCAATCACTATGAAACCTGTATTACCCTCAAGCACCCACCACCCACCATCCACCAAAGCCACCACAAGCTCTTACTCCACCAAGCTGGGTCTCTCAACCTCTCCTCATTCTCTCGCAACTCCTCCCCAATCTCTCCCTCCATTGCTGACCTCGACGGAAATAAAGGCTTTCGAAGAGCTCAGTCTGAAGGAAACTTGGAAGGACTAGCCTATGCTTCTTGCAGCAACAATGAAGAACCCAGAAAGAGTTTGGGCAGAGCCAAGTTCTTCATGTTGCAAACTATACCATCTATGAGAGGTGAATGcgaggatgaagaagaagaagaagaggatgaagaagaagaatattatACGGAGGATGatgaagagagagatgagtTGGTGGAAAATGAAAAACCACTGTGGAGGAATGAAAGGGGTGAAGAGATGGTCGTGGCGATGGAAGCACAAACTCTCGGTCTAGAGAACAAAACAAGAAACCTGACTCTGACAGAGGAGGCCAGTGTTAGGGAGGAAATTTGGAATCAGGGTTTTGGACTTGGTCAAGGGATGTTTCTTGCAGGAGGGCTAGGCGTTGGTATTGGTGTTGGTGTCGGAGGAGGCGGCGGAGGCGGTGGGGGCGGAGGAGAGTTCAACTCAATAGGCTCCGGTGGGGATGGCGGGGACAATCAAGGAGGGGTTGAGGCCCATTTTAAGAGGATGGTGGAGGAAAATCCTGGAAATCCCTTGTTTTTGAGAAATTATGCTCAATTTCTGTATCAG TCCAAGAGAGATCTTCAGGGGGCAGAAGAGTATTTCTCTCGTGCAATACTAGCAGATCCCAAGGACGGTGAAGTTCTATCACAATATGCTAAGCTAGTATGGGAGCTCAGTCATGACCAAGATAGGGCTTCAAGCTACTTTGAACGAGCAGTTCAAACGTCTCCTCAAGATAG CCATGTGCATGCAGCATATGCAAGTTTTCTCTGGGAAGCAGAGGAATATGTGGATGAAAGTGTTGTGCCAGAAGAGATCCAAGGCATGCCATCACATTTTCATGGAGCTGTCGCATCTGCAAATGCTTAA